A single region of the Gossypium arboreum isolate Shixiya-1 chromosome 12, ASM2569848v2, whole genome shotgun sequence genome encodes:
- the LOC108478114 gene encoding WEB family protein At1g12150-like — protein sequence MKLNKLKEQVANAETTKAQALVQLERAKKPPRKSHTNSKTVNESKDCAIKATEDARKRLSRLKNRILDLETAREQYVTVITELDAAKQELRKVRQDCDASLEAKIAAVNQIEEAEHAAIR from the exons ATGAAGTTGAACAAGTTAAAGGAGCAGGTAGCAAATGCGGAGACAACTAAAGCTCAAGCACTCGTACAGCTAGAAAGGGCTAAAAAACCGCCGAGGAAGTCTCACACAAACTCAAAAACTGTTAACGAGTCAAAGGATTGCGCAATCAAGGCTACAGAAGATGCAAGGAAAAGGCTAAGCAGATTGAAGAATCGAATTCTG GACTTGGAAACTGCAAGGGAACAATACGTGACTGTAATTACTGAACTTGATGCAGCTAAACAAGAATTGAGGAAGGTTCGTCAGGACTGTGATGCATCCTTAGAAGCGAAAATTGCTGCCGTCAACCAAATAGAAGAAGCTGAACATGCAGCTATAAGGTAA